A genomic window from Cucumis melo cultivar AY chromosome 8, USDA_Cmelo_AY_1.0, whole genome shotgun sequence includes:
- the LOC103500878 gene encoding ABC transporter G family member 39-like, which yields MAAAQMVADDLARSMSRRSWASASQRSWATASIREVWQAQPDVFSRSGRQEDEEELKWAALERLPTYDRLRKGMLKHVLDNGRVVHDEVDVTKIGMQEKQQLMESMLKIIEEDNEKFLRRLRDRTDRVGIEMPKIEVRYEHLSVEGELHVGSRALPTLLNVFLNIAESVLGLVRLAPSKKRKIQILKDISGIVKPSRMTLLLGPPSSGKTTFLRALAGKLENNLKETGKITYCGHEFKEFVPQRTSAYISQHDLHNWEMTVRETFDFSGRCQGVGTRYEMLEELSRREKEAGIKPDPEIDAFMKAISVSGQRTNLFTDYVLKILGLDICADIIVGNEMRRGISGGQRKRVTTGEMLVGPAKGLFMDEISTGLDSSTTFQICKFMKQMVHIMDVTMIISLLQPAPETFELFDDVILLSEGEIVYQGPRENVLEFFEFMGFKCPERKGVADFLQEVTSKKDQEQYWFKKSQPYRYVSVPEFIQGFKKFHIGQRLNTELGVPFDKRSTHPAALVTQKYGLSNWQLFKALFSREWLLMKRNSFIYIFKTVQITIMSLITMTVFFRTEMKPGTLAGGGKYLGALFFSLINMMFNGMAELALTITRLPVFYKQRDSLFFPGWAFGLPIWVLRIPLSLMESGIWIGLTYYTIGFAPAASRFFRQFLAYFGIHQMALSLFRFIAAAGRVQVIASTMGSFTLLIVFVLGGFIIAKGDIEPWMIWGYYISPMMYGQNAIVLNEFLDDRWNQPSSNPLLTGTTVGKVILASRDFYTTNKMYWICVGALFAFSFLFNLLFIMALTFLNPLGDSRSAIADEANDKKNNPYSASRGIQMQPIKSSNAANNSNSTEKKGMVLPFQPLSLAFNHVNYYVDMPAEMKSQGIDDDRLQLLRDVSGAFRPGVLTALVGVSGAGKTTLMDVLAGRKTGGYIEGSINISGYPKNQETFARVSGYCEQNDIHSPHLTVYESVLYSAWLRLPSSVNTETRKMFVEEVMELVELNPLREALVGLPGIDGLSTEQRKRLTIAVELVANPSIIFMDEPTSGLDARAAAIVMRTVRNTVDTGRTVVCTIHQPSIDIFESFDELFLMKRGGQVIYAGSLGHQSHKLIEYFESVPGVPKIKDGYNPATWMLEVTASSVETQLDVDFADIYANSALYQRNQELIAELSEPPPGSQDLHFPTKYSQTFTVQFKACFWKWYRSYWRNPRYNAVRFFMTVMIGLLFGLIFWNKGSKTDKEQDLRNFLGAMYAAILFLGASNASAIQPVVSIERTVFYRERAAGMYSPLPYAFSQVAIEVIYNAIQTIIYALLLFSMMGFEWKASNFFWFYYFILMCFVYFTMFGMMIIALTPGPQIAAIAMSFFLSFWNLFSGFMVPRPQIPIWWRWYYWLSPIAWTINGLVTSQVGNKGGNLHVAGGVDIPVKTFLKDTFGFEYDFLPYIALAHFGWVFLYFFVFAYSMKFLNFQKR from the exons atgGCCGCGGCTCAGATGGTAGCCGATGATCTAGCGAGATCGATGAGCCGGCGGAGTTGGGCGTCCGCGAGTCAGAGAAGCTGGGCGACGGCAAGCATCAGAGAAGTATGGCAAGCACAGCCGGACGTTTTTAGTCGGAGCGGGCGGCAGGAGGACGAAGAGGAACTGAAATGGGCGGCGCTGGAGAGGCTTCCGACGTACGACCGGCTCCGGAAAGGGATGCTGAAACACGTGCTGGATAACGGGCGCGTGGTTCACGATGAAGTGGACGTAACGAAGATCGGAATGCAGGAGAAACAGCAATTAATGGAGAGTATGCTCAAAATCATTGAAGAGGATAACGAAAAGTTCTTGAGACGCCTTAGAGATCGTACTGATAG agtGGGAATAGAGATGCCGAAGATAGAAGTACGGTACGAACATTTATCGGTGGAAGGTGAACTACACGTTGGCAGTAGAGCACTCCCCACTTTGCTCAATGTTTTTCTCAATATTGCTGAG AGTGTGCTTGGATTGGTTCGGCTGGCCCCAtcaaagaagaggaaaatacAGATTCTTAAAGATATTAGTGGCATTGTCAAACCCTCCAg GATGACTCTTCTTCTGGGTCCTCCAAGTTCTGGAAAAACGACATTTCTACGTGCACTTGCAGGAAAACTGGAAAACAACTTGAAG GAAACGGGAAAAATCACATATTGTGGACACGAGTTTAAGGAGTTTGTACCTCAGAGAACTTCAGCATACATTAGCCAACACGACCTTCACAACTGGGAAATGACAGTAAGAGAAACATTTGATTTCTCAGGAAGATGCCAAGGTGTTGGTACCAGGTATGAAATGTTAGAAGAACTTTccagaagagaaaaagaagctGGAATCAAACCTGACCCCGAAATTGATGCCTTCATGAAAGCCATTTCTGTTTCTGGCCAAAGAACCAACTTGTTCACCGACTATGTTCTCAAG ATATTGGGATTGGATATTTGTGCTGATATTATTGTTGGTAATGAGATGAGAAGGGGGATTTCTGGTGGACAGAGAAAGCGTGTAACAACTG GGGAGATGTTGGTTGGACCAGCAAAAGGACTATTTATGGATGAAATATCAACTGGGTTAGACAGTTCCACAACTTTTCAGATATGCAAATTCATGAAGCAAATGGTTCACATAATGGATGTAACAATGATCATTTCTCTGCTACAGCCAGCTCCAGAAACCTTTGAGCTTTTTGATGATGTAATTTTACTTTCAGAGGGTGAGATTGTGTACCAAGGACCACGTGAAAACGTCCTAGAGTTCTTCGAATTCATGGGATTCAAATGCCCTGAAAGGAAAGGAGTAGCTGATTTTCTGCAAGAAGTCACATCCAAAAAAGACCAAGAACAATACTGGTTTAAAAAGAGCCAACCTTACAGATACGTTTCTGTTCCTGAATTTATACAGGGATTCAAAAAATTTCATATTGGGCAACGTCTTAACACAGAACTTGGTGTTCCTTTCGACAAAAGAAGTACCCATCCTGCTGCATTAGTCACTCAAAAGTATGGCTTGTCCAATTGGCAACTCTTCAAGGCTCTCTTTTCAAGGGAGTGGCTTTTGATGAAGCGTAACTCATTCATCTATATATTCAAGACAGTCCAGATAACAATCATGTCTTTAATTACAATGACAGTGTTCTTCAGGACAGAAATGAAACCGGGTACTTTGGCAGGTGGTGGCAAGTATCTTGGAGCCCTGTTCTTCAGCTTAATTAATATGATGTTTAATGGAATGGCAGAACTAGCCTTGACCATTACCAGGCTTCCTGTCTTCTATAAGCAAAGGGATTCTTTGTTTTTTCCGGGCTGGGCTTTTGGGTTGCCCATTTGGGTACTCAGAATTCCTTTATCCTTGATGGAATCAGGCATTTGGATTGGCCTTACTTACTACACAATTGGGTTTGCTCCCGCTGCTAGCAG GTTTTTCCGGCAATTCTTAGCATACTTTGGAATCCATCAAATGGCTCTGTCCCTCTTTCGATTCATTGCTGCAGCTGGAAGAGTACAAGTTATTGCAAGTACTATGGGAAGTTTTACTCTACTAATTGTCTTTGTATTAGGTGGCTTCATCATTGCTAAAG GTGACATAGAGCCATGGATGATATGGGGCTACTACATTTCTCCTATGATGTATGGTCAAAATGCAATTGTCCTTAATGAGTTCTTAGATGATAGATGGAATCAG CCTTCTTCAAATCCCTTATTAACTGGAACAACCGTCGGGAAGGTTATCCTTGCTTCAAGAGACTTTTATACTACTAATAAAATGTATTGGATTTGTGTTGGAGCACTATTTGCgttctcttttcttttcaaccTACTGTTCATCATGGCATTGACTTTCCTCAACC CTTTGGGCGATTCAAGATCTGCCATTGCTGATGAGGCAAATGATAAGAAAAATAATCCATATTCTGCATCCAGAG GTATTCAAATGCAACCTATAAAGTCTTCAAATGCAGCAAATAATTCAAATAGTACAGAAAAGAAAGGAATGGTTTTGCCCTTTCAGCCGCTTTCCCTTGCATTTAACCATGTTAACTACTACGTGGATATGCCTGCT GAAATGAAGAGTCAAGGGATTGATGATGATCGCCTTCAATTACTGCGAGACGTCAGTGGAGCTTTCAGACCTGGTGTCTTGACAGCACTTGTAGGTGTAAGTGGGGCTGGAAAGACCACTCTAATGGACGTTTTAGCAGGAAGAAAAACAGGAGGATACATTGAAGGAAGTATCAATATATCTGGTTACCCGAAGAATCAAGAAACGTTTGCTCGAGTTTCTGGTTACTGTGAACAAAATGACATTCATTCGCCACATCTTACTGTCTACGAATCAGTGCTATATTCAGCATGGCTTCGCCTTCCGTCAAGTGTCAACACAGAGACGAGAAag ATGTTTGTGGAAGAAGTTATGGAACTGGTGGAACTTAACCCTCTTAGAGAAGCTTTAGTTGGACTTCCTGGTATAGATGGTCTTTCAACAGAACAAAGAAAGAGGTTAACTATAGCTGTAGAGCTGGTGGCCAATCCATCTATCATCTTCATGGATGAACCTACGTCTGGTCTCGATGCTAGAGCTGCAGCAATTGTCATGCGCACAGTGAGAAACACGGTTGATACTGGTAGAACTGTGGTCTGCACAATTCACCAGCCCAGCATAGATATTTTTGAATCTTTTGATGAG TTGTTCTTGATGAAACGTGGTGGACAAGTCATTTATGCTGGATCTCTTGGTCACCAGTCTCACAAGCTCATCGAATATTTTGAA AGTGTTCCCGGGGTTCCAAAGATTAAAGATGGCTACAATCCTGCTACTTGGATGCTTGAGGTCACAGCTTCATCTGTTGAGACTCAACTTGATGTGGATTTTGCAGACATTTATGCCAACTCTGCACTCTATCA GAGAAATCAAGAACTTATCGCTGAACTCAGTGAACCACCTCCCGGATCTCAAGACCTCCACTTCCCAACCAAGTATTCCCAAACATTCACTGTTCAGTTCAAAGCTTGTTTCTGGAAATGGTATCGATCATACTGGAGAAATCCTCGATACAACGCGGTGCGATTCTTCATGACAGTCATGATCGGACTTCTGTTTGGCCTTATCTTCTGGAACAAAGGATCAAAAAC TGATAAAGAACAAGATCTAAGAAACTTCTTGGGTGCTATGTATGCTGCCATTCTGTTCTTGGGAGCCAGTAATGCTTCTGCAATACAGCCAGTGGTTTCCATAGAAAGAACCGTCTTCTACCGTGAAAGAGCTGCTGGAATGTACTCACCATTGCCCTATGCATTTTCTCAG GTTGCCATAGAAGTAATCTACAATGCAATCCAAACAATAATTTACGCTCTTCTACTTTTCTCCATGATGGGGTTCGAGTGGAAGGCATCAAATTTCTTTTGGTTCTACTACTTCATCTTGATGTGCTTTGTGTACTTCACAATGTTTGGTATGATGATCATTGCCCTGACTCCAGGCCCTCAAATTGCGGCCATAGCCATGTCCTTCTTCCTCAGCTTCTGGAACTTGTTCTCTGGATTCATGGTTCCAAGACCA CAAATCCCAATATGGTGGAGGTGGTATTACTGGCTATCTCCAATTGCTTGGACAATCAATGGGCTAGTGACGTCTCAAGTAGGAAATAAAGGAGGTAATCTTCATGTAGCAGGGGGAGTGGATATTCCAGTAAAAACTTTCCTCAAAGATACATTTGGGTTTGAATACGACTTTCTCCCATACATTGCTTTGGCTCACTTTGGTTGGGTTTTCCTGTACTTCTTTGTGTTTGCTTATAGCATGAAGTTCCTCAACTTCCAAAAGAGATAA
- the LOC103500879 gene encoding protein BUD31 homolog 2, with protein MPKIKTNRVKYPEGWELIEPTLRELQAKMREAENDPHDGKRKCETLWPIFKIAHQKSRYIFDLYHRRKEISKELFEFCLDQGYADRNLIAKWKKPGYERLCCLRCMQPRDHNFATTCVCRVPKHLREEKVIECVHCGCRGCASGD; from the exons ATGCCCAAGATCAAGACAAACCGTGTCAAGTATCCGGAGGGATGGGAGCTAATTGAACCAACTCTCCGAGAATTGCAAGCTAAGATGAGAGAAG CCGAGAATGACCCACACGATGGTAAGAGAAAGTGCGAGACTTTATGGCCTATATTCAAAATAGCACATCAGAAAAGCCGCTATATCTTTGATCTTTATCATCGAAGGAAGGAAATATCTAAGGAATTATTTGAATTCTGTTTGGACCAAGGCTATGCTGATCGTAACTTAATTGCAAAATGGAAGAAG CCTGGTTATGAACGTTTGTGCTGTCTAAGATGCATGCAACCTCGAGATCACAACTTTGCGACAACATGCGTGTGCCGGGTTCCCAAGCACCTGAGGGAGGAGAAAGTTATTGAGTGTGTGCATTGTGGTTGCAGGGGCTGTGCAAGTGGAGATTGA
- the LOC103500880 gene encoding serine/threonine-protein kinase D6PK: protein MGSGTCEIVEAREEIKPVQSKGGSRHSDFVSDKDRRLSALKIGFKGSLEDDINQLFESISIKNASKSLGHSQVDVNTLRKSTLKKPITVGIPRSPGIGTSDSGSLKQALRELCLSKASEMAATKRSSKLSSSSRISEAGRIKTLYNSVMVEATESGSSSDNGKGGRVVEISLVPEEKKLIFEKRLEHVQASAVKSPGESAHSSQLPVAKTQKYIEVATVESNIKPTLPRKVGSQTLKAELEKEEESITPPSISSCTIGKVLEKEKKILAGSRVANKVTSSKAGRKGRLQTASSSKLGSGNKVTKLSRSASRSVKPVIRNKGLAKKKVKQDLSSPACSSSTYNAVNGDNDPSKRKLICERCHCALNSAAKDSKKGSASQFSGFSSDVKITNPKSGVNISGINVDGKVSDVKVNRNTRVRDKGEFSQSSKSSQGEYSSSTTSIISDDSNGHGSNTGNRPHMSKDFRWEAIRRAQLQHGVLSLRHFNLLKKLGCGDIGTVYLAELNDGTHCLFAIKVMDNEFLARRKKMPRAQTEREILRMLDHPFLPTLYVQFTTDNLSCLVMEYCPGGDLHVLRQKQLGRVFPEPAARFYVAEVLLALEYLHMLGVIYRDLKPENILVREDGHIMLTDFDLSLRCTVNPTLLKSSSFNADLVKTSGPCKDSSCAEPFCIEPSCQVPCFSPRFLPAAAKTRKSKPDLTTQFRSLPQLVAEPTDARSNSFVGTHEYLAPEIIKGEGHGAAVDWWTFGVFLYELLYGRTPFKGSNNDETLTNVIMQGLTFPDTPIVSFQARDLIRGLLVKEPENRFGTEKGAAEIKQHPFFEGLNWALIRCAVPPELPDLCDMDITSMIAQQNKFRYLESKSTGEHLEFELF from the exons ATGGGATCTGGTACTTGTGAAATTGTTGAAGCAAGGGAAGAAATCAAACCTGTTCAAAGTAAGGGTGGATCTCGTCATTCAGATTTTGTATCAGACAAAGATCGAAGACTTTCTGCATTGAAAATTGGATTCAAAGGATCTCTAGAGGATGATATCAATCAGCTTTTTGAGTCAATTAGTATTAAAAATGCATCCAAGAGTTTAGGTCATTCGCAAGTAGATGTAAACACACTGAGAAAAAGTACACTAAAGAAGCCAATAACTGTTGGCATACCTCGCTCACCAGGTATTGGTACTTCTGATTCTGGTAGTCTGAAGCAAGCACTTAGGGAACTATGCCTTTCAAAGGCGTCTGAAATGGCTGCTACGAAGAGATCATCAAAATTGTCTAGCTCTTCAAGAATCTCAGAAGCTGGGCGGATCAAGACATTGTACAATTCAGTAATGGTTGAAGCCACTGAGTCAGGCTCTTCTTCAGATAATGGTAAAGGGGGACGTGTGGTTGAAATATCCCTGGTTCCAGAGGAAAAGAAATTGATCTTTGAGAAGAGACTTGAGCATGTCCAGGCATCTGCTGTTAAATCACCGGGTGAAAGTGCTCATTCTTCTCAGTTGCCCGTTGcgaaaacacaaaaatatattgAGGTTGCTACTGTGGAATCAAACATCAAACCCACTTTGCCAAGGAAAGTTGGATCCCAAACATTAAAGGCAGAGCTGGAGAAGGAAGAGGAGTCCATTACTCCACCATCTATATCTTCTTGCACAATTGGCAAAGTTTtagagaaggagaagaaaattctTGCAGGAAGTAGGGTAGCAAATAAAGTAACATCATCTAAGGCAGGACGAAAAGGTAGGTTGCAAACTGCATCTTCATCTAAGTTGGGTAGTGGAAATAAGGTAACCAAGTTATCTAGAAGTGCCTCCCGTTCTGTTAAACCAGTTATTAGGAACAAGGGGCTGGCTAAGAAGAAAGTCAAACAGGATTTGAGTTCTCCAGCATGTAGTTCGAGCACATACAATGCAGTTAATGGGGATAATGATCCTAGTAAAAGGAAGTTAATATGCGAAAGGTGTCACTGTGCGTTGAATAGTGCAGCTAAAGACTCAAAGAAGGGCTCTGCATCCCAGTTTAGTGGTTTTAGTAGTGATGTAAAAATAACCAATCCAAAATCTGGTGTTAACATATCAGGAATCAATGTGGATGGCAAGGTGTCTGATGTTAAAGTAAATAGAAATACAAGGGTACGAGATAAGGGTGAATTTTCTCAAAGCTCAAAAAGTAGTCAAGGTGAGTACAGTAGTAGTACGACGAGTATTATAAGTGATGATAGCAATGGGCATGGATCAAATACTGGTAACAGACCTCATATGTCAAAAGATTTTAGGTGGGAAGCCATACGCCGTGCACAATTGCAGCATGGGGTCCTTAGCTTGCGGCATTTTAATCTTTTAAAGAAGCTTGGTTGTGGGGACATAGGAACAGTGTATCTTGCCGAGCTAAATGATGGCACTCATTGCCTATTTGCCATTAAGGTCATGGACAATGAGTTTCTAGCAAGACGGAAGAAAATGCCAAGAGCACAAACTGAGAGAGAAATACTGAGAATGCTAGATCATCCATTCCTCCCTACACTTTATGTTCAGTTTACTACAGATAATCTATCATGTCTCGTCATGGAGTACTGTCCTGGAGGAGATCTTCATGTTCTGCGGCAGAAGCAGCTAGGCAGAGTTTTTCCTGAACCCGCAGCAAG ATTTTATGTTGCTGAGGTTCTGCTTGCTTTGGAGTACTTACACATGCTTGGAGTTATTTATCGAGACTTGAAACCGGAGAACATTCTTGTCAGGGAAGATGGTCACATAATGCTTACCGACTTTGACCTTTCACTTAGGTGCACGGTCAATCCAACACTCCTGAAGTCGTCTTCCTTCAATGCAGACTTAGTGAAAACATCAGGTCCCTGTAAAGATTCTAGTTGTGCTGAGCCATTTTGCATTGAACCATCATGTCAAGTCCCATGCTTCAGCCCCAGGTTTCTACCTGCTGCTGCCAAAACAAGGAAGTCAAAACCTGACCTCACAACACAGTTCAGGTCGTTGCCCCAACTCGTTGCCGAACCCACCGATGCACGTTCGAATTCATTTGTTGGCACTCACGAATATTTGGCTCCTGAGATCATTAAAGGAGAAGGTCATGGAGCTGCAGTCGATTGGTGGACGTTTGGTGTTTTTCTCTACGAGCTTCTGTATGGCAGAACCCCTTTCAAGGGTTCCAACAATGATGAAACATTGACCAATGTAATAATGCAAGGCCTCACTTTTCCCGACACCCCAATTGTTAGTTTCCAAGCAAGGGATCTTATCCGAGGACTGTTGGTAAAAGAACCCGAAAATCGTTTTGGGACAGAGAAAGGAGCTGCGGAAATCAAACAGCACCCCTTTTTCGAGGGGCTAAACTGGGCATTGATCCGGTGTGCAGTTCCTCCAGAACTTCCAGACTTATGTGATATGGACATTACAAGTATGATTGCTCAACAAAACAAATTCAGGTATTTGGAAAGTAAGTCCACTGGAGAACACCTTGAGTTTGAATTGTTTTAG
- the LOC103500877 gene encoding uncharacterized protein LOC103500877, with translation MQTDQNPPQQLQTMLENSGNLSFSSKEDDEMSKSALAAFREKEEEIDRMRTELHNKLQVRLGRVQEESRRLSSLREELEAIGGDPMRKEIGQIRKKIDALNKELKPLGVTCQKKEKEYKDALDSFNEKNNEKVQLISKLMEMVGESEKLRLKRLEELSKHVDNTS, from the exons ATGCAGACCGACCAGAATCCACCGCAGCAACTTCAAACAATGTTAGAGAATTCTGGAAATTTGAGTTTCAGTAGTAAAGAAGACGATGAGATGTCCAAATCGGCGCTTGCTGCTTTTAgggaaaaggaagaagagatCGATCGCATGAGGACTGAGCTTCACAACAAACTTCAAGTTCGTCTCGGCCGTGTTCAGGAAGAATCCAGGCGTTTGTCTTCACTTCGAGAG GAACTTGAAGCCATAGGAGGAGATCCAATGAGGAAGGAAATTGGACAAATTCGTAAGAAAATTGATGCCCTAAACAAGGAATTGAAGCCTCTTGGAGTAACGTGCCAAAAGAAg GAGAAAGAGTACAAAGATGCCCTTGATTCTTTTAATGAAAAGAACAACGAAAAAGTACAGTTAATATCAAAACTAATGGAG aTGGTTGGTGAAAGTGAAAAGCTGAGGCTAAAGAGGTTGGAAGAATTGAGTAAGCATGTGGATAACACTTCCTAA